The following coding sequences are from one Pigmentibacter sp. JX0631 window:
- the gmd gene encoding GDP-mannose 4,6-dehydratase codes for MTKQKTALITGITGQDGAYLSEFLLKKGYVVHGIKRRASSFNTQRIDHIFVDHHNPNAKFFLHYGDLTDSTNLIRIIQETQPDQIYNLAAQSHVHVSFETPEYTANADGIGTLRILEAIRILNLSSKTKFYQASTSELYGKVQEIPQTEKTPFYPRSPYAAAKLYAYWITVNYREAYNMFASNGILFNHESPLRGETFVTRKITMAVANIAAGLQDCLYIGNIDAKRDWGHARDYVEGMWKILNHHSPDDFVLATNKTTSVRDFLKMAFKYAGIEINFSGSGVNEIGKCNKTNKVLIRIDPNYFRPTEVDLLIGDAKKAKDLLNWEPTVDVEKLCQEMILADIKRIKDLQSSNLNDIKKVEELSHYDGGFIAWHQKNVLNEQNIRN; via the coding sequence ATGACAAAACAAAAAACTGCTCTAATTACTGGCATTACTGGCCAGGATGGGGCTTATTTATCTGAATTCCTACTAAAAAAGGGCTATGTTGTACATGGTATCAAACGTAGAGCTAGTTCTTTTAATACACAAAGAATTGATCATATTTTCGTAGATCATCACAATCCAAATGCAAAATTTTTTCTTCATTATGGAGATCTTACTGACAGTACAAATTTAATTCGAATTATACAAGAAACACAGCCTGATCAAATTTATAATTTAGCCGCCCAAAGCCATGTTCATGTGAGTTTTGAAACACCAGAATATACAGCAAATGCAGATGGAATTGGTACTCTTCGAATTTTAGAGGCAATTAGAATTTTAAATTTATCATCCAAAACAAAATTTTACCAAGCTTCTACAAGTGAATTATATGGAAAAGTGCAAGAAATCCCTCAGACTGAAAAAACCCCATTTTATCCTAGAAGTCCATATGCAGCTGCAAAACTCTATGCCTATTGGATTACAGTAAATTATAGAGAAGCATATAATATGTTTGCGTCTAATGGAATACTATTTAATCATGAAAGTCCTTTACGAGGCGAAACATTTGTTACAAGAAAAATAACTATGGCTGTTGCAAATATTGCTGCAGGTCTTCAAGACTGTTTATATATAGGAAATATAGACGCAAAACGCGACTGGGGTCACGCCAGAGATTACGTTGAAGGTATGTGGAAAATTTTAAATCATCATTCACCAGATGATTTTGTATTAGCCACTAATAAAACTACATCAGTTAGAGATTTTTTAAAAATGGCGTTCAAATATGCTGGAATTGAAATTAATTTTTCAGGAAGCGGAGTAAATGAAATTGGCAAATGCAATAAAACTAACAAAGTACTAATTAGAATTGATCCTAATTATTTTCGTCCTACTGAAGTGGATTTACTAATAGGTGATGCAAAAAAAGCAAAAGATCTTTTAAATTGGGAACCAACTGTTGATGTTGAGAAACTTTGCCAAGAAATGATCCTCGCAGACATAAAACGCATAAAGGATTTACAAAGTAGCAATTTAAATGATATCAAAAAAGTGGAAGAATTATCTCATTATGATGGCGGTTTTATAGCTTGGCACCAAAAAAATGTCTTGAATGAACAAAATATTAGAAATTAA
- the pheT gene encoding phenylalanine--tRNA ligase subunit beta: MLASLKFIERFITLPKVTQKYNINGKSIDIQTYDLPKITPNLTKQGFEIDSIIKKGEGLETVVIGKIEKTESHPNASKLQICQVNIGDKEYKQIVCGAKNAREGLYVAVALPSTILPNNIEIKCSKIREVESNGMLCSREELGLPVIKELDGDGIWEISEDQQGGKPQDYLNEYLGFPIFEVLEISDTLLEISVTPNRPDMLFHAGVAREIAAAFENLNIPYTRNTSDKYSIKNSIKPETVKNDAIKNIELKCGHISFSAENSIHTPAFFMLVDSVQVKPSPAWLRNLLENLGQNSINNIVDISNYLLLAFGQPSHAFDLEKLHSKNPNEKKIYLRQAIENEKFTGLDGKERTLDPSDQVISDIETTQGLLGVLGGEFSKVTKDTKKIVIEFANPHSVAVRRSSRRHARQTEASFMFEKGIDAAERFFAAAEYFALMENLQNIKPIYCGTVHSHDKNKKSEIKTEFPINKINFLSTAQEKILGANIIPFEKQLKILSSLGFELSNVTEKSALINVPTWRSLDIDGQADLVEEFIRIEGIDLVPATPMVTLTNVNYDDNQFKHFEKLSSRCTSLGYSEVISLHFMRSDEHKKLKLETINSLGEPVALLNPIIGDEPFLHTTLIPDLLRKIAKNLSYGNNSGQLFHICRTFQNRDIEGNRIFEQNNLEEFITTELKNTNIPHSEYHFKEGFAYTKEKTQLGRPVETPRLAGVVFGNRIEKNWQNTSAIKWTLHDIIAHVSSLLSCMECEPSVIRITDDKNKESEDLKFHPFAAALHPGRRVGIYLKSQNNEFVSVGWCGELHPQTMRNYEIDVPCLAFEINVSLLIKQLNAPKTFIKRTALTQKFPTVSRDFAFLINEDITAKEIQDKVRSSLENLLSNETPAIFQDLNIFDIYRGKGVPEDKKSIAFNIQLIPTERTFTEKDIQKISNTVIQVLSSEFKAELRG, from the coding sequence ATGCTCGCTAGTCTAAAATTCATAGAAAGATTTATTACTCTTCCTAAAGTAACACAAAAATATAATATCAATGGAAAATCAATAGACATTCAAACATATGACCTTCCTAAAATAACTCCCAATTTAACGAAACAAGGCTTTGAAATTGATAGTATTATCAAAAAAGGAGAAGGCCTTGAAACAGTTGTTATTGGGAAAATTGAAAAAACAGAATCCCATCCAAACGCTAGTAAATTACAGATATGTCAAGTAAATATTGGAGACAAAGAATACAAACAAATTGTTTGTGGTGCAAAAAATGCACGAGAAGGTTTATATGTTGCTGTGGCGCTTCCATCAACAATCTTACCAAATAACATAGAAATTAAATGTTCTAAAATTCGTGAAGTAGAAAGTAATGGTATGCTGTGTTCAAGAGAAGAGCTTGGACTACCAGTAATTAAAGAACTTGATGGCGATGGTATTTGGGAAATATCTGAAGATCAGCAAGGCGGTAAGCCTCAAGACTATCTAAATGAATATTTAGGCTTCCCAATATTTGAAGTGTTAGAAATTTCAGATACTTTATTAGAAATTAGTGTCACACCTAATAGACCAGATATGTTATTTCATGCCGGAGTTGCAAGAGAAATAGCGGCTGCTTTTGAGAATTTAAATATCCCTTATACAAGAAATACCTCTGACAAATATTCCATTAAAAACTCTATCAAACCTGAAACAGTTAAAAATGATGCTATAAAAAATATAGAATTAAAATGTGGTCATATCAGTTTTTCCGCAGAAAACTCTATTCATACTCCTGCATTTTTTATGCTAGTTGACTCAGTGCAAGTTAAACCGAGCCCAGCTTGGTTAAGAAATTTACTAGAAAATCTTGGTCAAAACTCTATAAATAACATAGTCGATATTTCAAATTATTTATTACTTGCATTTGGGCAACCTAGTCATGCATTTGATTTAGAAAAATTACACTCAAAAAATCCTAATGAAAAGAAGATTTATTTAAGGCAAGCTATAGAAAATGAAAAATTTACTGGATTAGATGGAAAAGAAAGAACATTAGACCCTAGTGACCAAGTTATAAGTGATATAGAAACAACTCAAGGTTTACTTGGAGTTTTAGGCGGAGAATTTTCCAAAGTAACAAAAGATACAAAAAAAATAGTGATTGAATTTGCCAATCCTCATTCCGTAGCTGTTAGAAGATCTTCAAGAAGACATGCTAGACAAACTGAAGCAAGTTTCATGTTTGAAAAAGGAATTGATGCCGCTGAAAGATTTTTTGCCGCAGCAGAATATTTTGCTCTAATGGAAAATTTACAAAATATTAAACCAATTTATTGTGGAACAGTTCATTCTCACGATAAAAATAAAAAATCTGAAATAAAAACTGAATTTCCTATTAATAAAATTAATTTTTTATCGACTGCACAAGAAAAAATTCTAGGTGCAAATATTATACCTTTTGAGAAACAATTAAAAATACTTTCTTCCCTTGGCTTTGAGCTAAGCAATGTAACGGAAAAATCAGCTTTAATTAACGTCCCCACTTGGAGAAGTTTAGATATTGATGGACAAGCTGATCTAGTCGAAGAATTTATAAGAATAGAAGGAATTGATTTAGTACCAGCAACTCCGATGGTAACATTAACGAATGTTAATTATGATGATAATCAATTCAAACACTTTGAAAAACTAAGTTCACGTTGTACCTCTTTAGGATATAGTGAAGTTATTAGTTTACATTTTATGCGGTCTGATGAACACAAAAAATTAAAACTAGAAACCATAAATTCGTTAGGTGAACCTGTTGCTTTATTGAATCCAATAATAGGTGATGAACCCTTTCTACATACAACACTGATTCCAGATCTTCTTAGAAAAATTGCGAAGAATTTAAGCTACGGCAATAACAGTGGACAACTATTTCATATTTGTCGCACATTTCAAAACCGTGATATTGAAGGAAACAGAATCTTTGAACAAAATAATTTGGAAGAATTTATAACTACAGAACTAAAAAATACAAATATTCCGCATAGCGAATACCATTTTAAAGAAGGTTTTGCTTATACAAAAGAAAAAACTCAACTTGGAAGACCAGTTGAAACTCCAAGATTAGCTGGAGTAGTATTTGGCAATAGAATAGAAAAAAATTGGCAAAATACTTCTGCTATAAAATGGACTTTACATGACATTATTGCACACGTTTCATCCCTACTAAGTTGTATGGAATGTGAGCCTTCTGTCATTAGAATAACTGATGATAAAAATAAAGAATCTGAAGATTTAAAATTTCACCCTTTTGCTGCTGCATTACACCCAGGAAGAAGGGTGGGTATATATTTAAAGTCACAAAATAATGAATTTGTTTCTGTTGGTTGGTGCGGAGAACTGCACCCACAAACAATGCGCAACTATGAAATAGATGTTCCTTGTCTTGCGTTTGAAATAAATGTTTCTTTATTAATAAAACAATTAAATGCACCAAAAACTTTTATTAAGCGAACAGCATTAACTCAAAAATTTCCTACAGTTTCTAGAGATTTTGCTTTTCTAATTAATGAAGATATAACAGCAAAAGAAATTCAAGATAAAGTTAGAAGCTCATTAGAAAATCTTCTTTCTAATGAAACACCTGCAATATTTCAAGATTTAAATATTTTTGATATTTATAGGGGTAAAGGTGTCCCAGAAGATAAAAAATCTATAGCTTTTAATATTCAATTAATTCCAACGGAAAGAACTTTTACTGAAAAGGATATTCAAAAAATATCAAATACAGTTATACAAGTACTTAGTTCTGAATTTAAAGCCGAATTAAGAGGATAA
- the fumC gene encoding class II fumarate hydratase, translating into MSTRIETDSMGEIAVPQNAYWGAQTQRSFQNFKISGERFPRVFIRAYGLVKKAAAQVNSQLGELDGEKEKYISQAADEVIAGKLDDHFPLVVWQTGSGTQTNMNFNEVISNRAIELAGGQIGSKKPVHPNDDVNRGQSTNDSFPTAMHVAAAIAVHENFIPAIDKIISTFEKKAKEFENIIKIGRTHLQDATPLTLGDEISGWVVQLKMSKKAVLNAMEMVYELAAGGTAVGTGLNSHKNYATGIAKKLAEFTKIPFITAPNKFQALAGQEALATLSGALNTTATAFMKIANDVRWLASGPRCGIGEISIPENEPGSSIMPGKVNPTQSEAATMACCQVMGNHVAVTVASSQGNFELNVFKPVIIHNVLHSIRLLTDCFLGFEEHCASGIQANTQRIKDLMEKSLMLVTALNTHIGYDKAAKIAKTAHHNGTTLKEEAIKLGYLTAEQFEAWVDPSKMLSPHGK; encoded by the coding sequence ATGTCTACTCGGATAGAAACAGATAGCATGGGTGAAATTGCAGTGCCACAAAATGCTTATTGGGGAGCACAGACTCAACGGAGTTTTCAAAATTTTAAAATCAGTGGAGAGCGATTTCCTCGTGTATTTATAAGAGCTTATGGCTTAGTCAAAAAAGCGGCGGCTCAAGTAAACTCCCAACTCGGTGAGCTAGATGGAGAAAAAGAAAAATATATCAGTCAAGCCGCTGACGAAGTAATTGCAGGAAAATTGGATGACCACTTTCCACTAGTAGTATGGCAAACAGGATCTGGTACACAAACTAATATGAATTTCAATGAAGTCATCTCTAATAGAGCTATTGAACTAGCTGGTGGGCAAATTGGAAGTAAAAAACCCGTTCATCCAAATGATGATGTTAATAGAGGACAAAGTACGAATGATAGTTTTCCAACTGCAATGCATGTTGCTGCTGCTATTGCTGTTCACGAAAACTTTATTCCAGCAATTGATAAAATAATTTCTACCTTTGAAAAAAAGGCAAAAGAATTTGAAAATATAATTAAAATTGGACGAACACACTTACAAGATGCGACTCCTTTGACACTTGGCGATGAAATAAGTGGATGGGTTGTTCAATTAAAAATGTCAAAAAAAGCAGTCTTAAATGCAATGGAAATGGTTTATGAATTGGCTGCTGGGGGGACTGCGGTTGGAACTGGTTTAAACTCACATAAAAACTACGCCACAGGAATAGCAAAAAAATTAGCAGAATTTACAAAAATTCCTTTCATCACTGCGCCAAATAAATTTCAAGCTTTAGCTGGGCAAGAAGCACTAGCAACACTTTCTGGAGCATTAAATACAACTGCTACGGCATTCATGAAAATTGCAAATGACGTAAGATGGCTGGCAAGTGGTCCACGTTGTGGAATTGGTGAAATTTCCATTCCTGAAAATGAACCTGGCAGTTCAATTATGCCCGGAAAAGTAAACCCAACTCAAAGTGAAGCAGCAACTATGGCTTGTTGCCAAGTGATGGGAAATCATGTTGCTGTTACCGTAGCTTCGAGCCAAGGAAATTTTGAACTAAATGTTTTTAAACCTGTGATTATTCACAATGTTCTTCATTCAATTCGCCTTCTAACGGATTGTTTTCTTGGTTTTGAAGAACACTGTGCTAGCGGCATACAAGCAAATACCCAAAGAATTAAAGATCTTATGGAAAAATCTTTGATGTTGGTTACCGCTTTAAATACACATATTGGTTATGATAAAGCTGCAAAGATAGCAAAAACTGCTCACCATAATGGAACCACTTTAAAGGAAGAAGCTATAAAACTTGGATACCTTACTGCAGAGCAATTCGAAGCTTGGGTTGATCCTAGTAAAATGCTCTCACCTCATGGGAAGTAA
- a CDS encoding response regulator, which yields MSAAEFSKDLDKDLAAQILKNVSTGIALFSPDDHFMRWCNATFKKQTWFGGAGKSAAKVNISDLFDKKDHKLIYDLFNIAMSLGQAYDFQRQVRRGPVGSFPAEVKLHKIIIPQNGNEEILICMEIADLSLTKMYDELQSTHAQMREKMADLMSAQAELHYSVRMNTISEIGADIAHQLINPITMCRGILQTQIMPALADPASQDDMKKALQYMQDIQDLAVWFRKFSNPKLSETQITKIMSMVDDALMLNVHRFTTQGVTYKIRKDDTYDPAVLANPVNFIMWLNAAFAELCNVIPQGNSVIYIDINGNDEFVTISAQCACIPGGKQKIATTTLEKFANKMPGSAKFEAILQDSHILFSLGLNCFQEAEEAHKEENEKANSVDSSNTATEKFAGKDNPLVLIVDDEQDIRRLVKRAMKQAGWESIEAGDGLEALEYFQQEDKKPLAERIVAIVCDVRMPRMTGPHFLVALREEKIQTPFIFFSSNLVNQGGENGFKYDNVFYITKEAGLDEVKKVVSKFMPK from the coding sequence ATGTCAGCAGCAGAATTTAGCAAGGATCTGGATAAAGATCTTGCAGCCCAAATTCTAAAAAATGTTTCAACTGGTATAGCTCTTTTTAGTCCAGATGATCATTTCATGCGTTGGTGCAATGCTACCTTTAAAAAGCAAACTTGGTTTGGAGGCGCTGGAAAATCTGCGGCTAAAGTTAATATTAGTGATTTGTTTGATAAGAAAGATCATAAATTAATTTATGATCTTTTTAATATAGCAATGAGTTTAGGACAAGCCTATGACTTTCAACGTCAAGTAAGAAGAGGTCCTGTTGGTTCATTTCCTGCAGAAGTAAAACTGCATAAAATTATTATTCCGCAGAATGGAAATGAAGAAATTCTTATTTGCATGGAAATAGCAGATTTAAGTTTGACAAAAATGTATGATGAATTACAAAGTACGCATGCACAAATGCGTGAAAAAATGGCTGATCTTATGTCAGCTCAAGCCGAATTACATTACTCTGTAAGAATGAATACAATATCGGAAATTGGGGCAGATATTGCGCATCAATTGATAAATCCAATCACAATGTGTCGGGGAATTTTACAAACTCAAATCATGCCAGCATTAGCAGATCCTGCTTCGCAAGATGATATGAAAAAAGCCTTGCAATATATGCAAGATATTCAAGATTTAGCAGTGTGGTTTAGAAAATTCTCTAATCCAAAACTATCTGAAACACAAATTACTAAAATTATGAGTATGGTGGATGATGCTCTTATGCTAAATGTGCATCGTTTTACAACACAAGGTGTTACTTATAAAATTAGAAAAGATGATACGTATGATCCCGCTGTATTAGCAAATCCTGTTAACTTTATTATGTGGTTGAATGCAGCATTTGCAGAATTGTGTAATGTTATTCCTCAAGGTAACAGTGTTATTTATATTGATATAAATGGAAATGATGAGTTTGTTACTATTTCTGCTCAATGCGCTTGCATTCCAGGTGGAAAACAAAAAATAGCTACAACTACTTTGGAAAAATTTGCTAATAAAATGCCAGGTAGTGCTAAATTTGAAGCTATTTTACAAGATTCACATATTTTGTTCAGCCTTGGATTAAATTGTTTTCAAGAAGCAGAAGAAGCGCATAAAGAAGAAAATGAAAAAGCAAATTCCGTTGATAGTAGTAATACAGCAACAGAAAAATTTGCTGGAAAAGACAATCCTTTAGTTTTAATTGTTGATGATGAACAAGATATACGTAGGCTTGTGAAACGTGCAATGAAACAAGCAGGCTGGGAATCTATTGAAGCAGGTGATGGTTTAGAAGCCCTAGAGTATTTTCAACAAGAGGATAAAAAACCACTTGCTGAAAGAATTGTGGCAATTGTTTGTGATGTTAGAATGCCTAGGATGACGGGTCCACATTTTTTAGTTGCTTTACGTGAAGAAAAAATACAAACACCTTTCATTTTCTTTAGTAGTAACCTTGTAAATCAAGGTGGTGAAAATGGATTTAAATATGACAATGTATTTTATATAACAAAAGAAGCCGGTCTTGATGAAGTAAAAAAAGTTGTTAGTAAATTCATGCCGAAATAA
- the pheS gene encoding phenylalanine--tRNA ligase subunit alpha: protein MSKSEDITQILNAPYSIQYQNIDELKTLIQNEKSVFIQIVGQEGDRNPDLTVFSSEIIEEIRIRFSGKRSPLQEWLKSLRNIPAEERKNAGAIINELKSEIEAYLKTFLDNFRLAAETKKLETQTEDITLPFPKLNLGTRHPISVVMRDLLEPFQRMGFSVVDGPEIDTNFYNFDALNVVKDHPAREMQDTFFLASEWVLRTHTSNVQSHAMMERKLPLKIVCPGCVYRNEYDMTHLPSFRQIECLVVDKGIHLGHLKHTVNEMLNAAFGRPVKLRFRSSYFPFTEPSAEVDVQCQQCLGKGCRSCKYVGWSEIGGCGLVNRKVLESCGIDTSIYSGFALGFGIDRMAKDRFAIADLRSMLDGDISFLNSFTLS, encoded by the coding sequence ATGTCAAAATCAGAAGATATCACCCAAATATTAAATGCTCCATATTCTATTCAGTATCAAAATATTGATGAATTAAAGACTCTTATCCAAAATGAAAAATCAGTCTTTATCCAAATTGTTGGGCAAGAAGGGGATCGCAATCCCGATTTGACAGTATTTTCCTCTGAAATCATTGAAGAAATTCGTATTCGATTTTCTGGAAAACGCTCACCATTACAAGAATGGCTTAAATCCTTGCGTAATATTCCTGCTGAAGAAAGAAAAAATGCAGGGGCAATTATTAATGAACTTAAGTCTGAAATCGAAGCTTATTTGAAAACTTTTTTAGATAATTTTCGACTTGCTGCAGAAACAAAAAAACTAGAAACTCAAACAGAAGACATTACGTTACCTTTTCCAAAACTAAATTTAGGAACGAGACATCCAATATCAGTTGTAATGCGCGACTTACTAGAACCTTTTCAAAGAATGGGTTTTTCAGTCGTTGATGGTCCAGAAATAGATACCAATTTCTATAATTTTGATGCTCTGAATGTTGTTAAAGATCATCCTGCGCGAGAAATGCAAGACACTTTTTTCTTGGCGAGCGAGTGGGTACTTAGAACTCACACAAGTAATGTGCAAAGCCACGCTATGATGGAAAGAAAATTGCCTCTGAAAATAGTTTGTCCTGGATGCGTCTATCGGAACGAATATGACATGACTCATCTCCCAAGTTTTAGACAAATAGAGTGTCTTGTTGTGGATAAGGGAATTCACTTAGGCCATTTAAAACATACTGTAAATGAAATGTTGAATGCTGCTTTTGGGAGACCTGTGAAATTACGTTTTCGGTCTAGTTATTTTCCTTTTACAGAACCTAGTGCTGAAGTTGATGTCCAATGCCAACAATGCCTTGGAAAAGGTTGTCGGAGTTGTAAATATGTGGGTTGGTCAGAAATAGGTGGTTGTGGATTAGTAAACAGAAAAGTACTTGAAAGCTGTGGCATTGATACCTCAATTTATAGTGGATTTGCATTAGGTTTTGGTATCGATCGGATGGCGAAAGATAGATTCGCAATAGCAGATCTACGTTCCATGTTAGATGGAGATATTTCGTTTCTAAATTCGTTTACTTTATCATAA